From Tiliqua scincoides isolate rTilSci1 chromosome 2, rTilSci1.hap2, whole genome shotgun sequence, the proteins below share one genomic window:
- the GDAP2 gene encoding ganglioside-induced differentiation-associated protein 2, whose amino-acid sequence MDPLGAPSHFVDIDTLTGWTDCYEADQLNFSQIPAEKTQVDGRSPFPFRKDINAKIILWRGDVALLNCTAIVNTSNESLTDKNSVSESICMHAGPDLRAELQKLKGCRTGEAKLTKGFNLAARFIIHTVGPKYKNRYRTAAESSLYSCYRNILQLAKEQAMSSVGFCVINTVKRGYPLVDATHIALRTVRRFLEIHGNTLEKVVFAVSELEEATYQKLLPQYFPRSLEEEKRSLPLLPNDIGNAEGEPVVPERQIRISEKPGVSEDNSDDEGLEADLSFIGSHAFARMEGDVDKQRRLILQGQLSEAALQKQHQRNYNRWLCRARAEDLSDVASLKALYQTGVDNCGRTVMAVVGRNIPVTLIDMEKALLYFIHVMDHIAVKEYVIVYFHTLTNVYNHLDSDFLKKLYDVVDVKYKRNLKALYFVHPTFRSKVSTWFFTTFTVSGLKDKVHHVESLQQLFTAIPPEQIDFPPFVLEYDAQENGPYYSYPSSPDL is encoded by the exons ATGGATCCTCTGGGTGCACCGTCCCATTTTGTGGATATTGATACTTTGACAGGATGGACTGACTGTTATGAGGCAGACCAGCTGAACTTCTCTCAAATTCCAGCTGAGAAAACCCAAGTTGATGGTCGATCTCCTTTCCCATTTAGGAAAGACATCAATGCGAAAATAATACTGTG GAGGGGTGACGTAGCACTACTGAATTGCACGGCCATCGTGAACACCAGCAATGAGTCTCTCACTGATAAGAATTCAGTGTCTGAAAGTATCTGCATGCATGCAGGACCTGACCTGAGGGCTGAGCTACAGAAACTCAAAG GCTGCCGGACAGGAGAGGCAAAGCTGACAAAAGGATTTAATCTCGCTGCCCGTTTCATCATTCACACTGTTGGGCCCAAATATAAGAATCGATACCGAACAGCTGCAGAGAGCTCCTTGTACAGCTGCTACCGCAATATTCTTCAGCTTGCAAA GGAACAAGCCATGTCTTCAGTGGGATTCTGTGTGATAAACACAGTGAAACGAGGTTATCCTTTAGTCGATGCCACCCACATAGCACTGC GAACAGTCAGGCGATTTCTAGAGATTCATGGGAATACTCTTGAAAAAGTAGTGTTTGCCGTATCTGAACTTGAAGAG GCCACTTATCAAAAGTTGCTACCTCAATATTTCCCAAGGTCACTAGAAGAGGAGAAGCGGTCCTTGCCTTTGCTTCCTAATGATATCGGTAATGCGGAAGGGGAGCCAGTGGTACCAGAGCGTCAGATCAGAATTAGCGAAAAGCCAGGTGTTTCAGAGG ATAATTCTGATGATGAGGGATTAGAAGCAGACCTCTCATTTATTGGCTCCCATGCTTTTGCCCGAATGGAGGGTGATGTGGATAAGCAGAGGCGCCTCATCCTTCAAGGGCAGCTTTCGGAGGCAGCGCTACAGAAACAGCATCAAAGAAA TTACAACCGTTGGCTTTGTCGGGCAAGAGCCGAGGACCTGTCTGATGTTGCTTCCCTTAAAGCTTTGTACCAAACAG GTGTGGACAATTGTGGCCGTACAGTTATGGCAGTGGTTGGAAGGAATATTCCTGTCACTCTTATAGACATGGAAAAG GCTCTCTTGTACTTCATTCACGTGATGGACCACATTGCTGTGAAGGAATATGTCATTGTGTATTTTCATACACTCACTAACGTCTACAATCACCTAGACTCAGATTTCTTGAAGAAACTCTATGACGTTGTTGATGTTAA GTACAAAAGAAATCTGAAGGCCTTGTACTTCGTCCATCCAACATTTCGCTCAAAG GTTTCAACGTGGTTTTTCACAACATTTACTGTCTCGGGACTAAAAGACAAAGTCCACCACGTGGAAAGTCTCCAGCAATTGTTCACAGCCATCCCCCCAGAACAGATTGACTTCCCCCCATTTGTTCTTGAATATGATGCCCAG GAAAATGGACCATACTATTCCTATCCCTCCTCTCCAGATCTCTGA